A part of Winslowiella toletana genomic DNA contains:
- the rep gene encoding DNA helicase Rep, translating to MRLNPGQQQAVEFVTGPCLVLAGAGSGKTRVITNKIAHLIRECGYQARHIAAVTFTNKASREMKERVAQTLGRKEARGLMISTFHTLGLEIIKREYAALGMKSNFSLFDDQDQLGLLKDLTEEWLENDKNLLQQLISTISNWKNDLTDPSRAAAQVSGERDKIFAHCYALYDRHLKSCNVLDFDDLILLPTLLLQRNEEVRERWQQRIRYLLVDEYQDTNTSQYELVKLLVGARARFTVVGDDDQSIYSWRGARPQNLVLLKEDFPALQVIKLEQNYRSSERILKAANILIANNPHVFEKRLFSELGYGAELKVVTANHEEHEAERVTGELIAHHFINKTHYKDYAILYRGNHQSRVFEKMLMQNRIPYRISGGTSFFSRPEIKDLLAYLRVLTNADDDSAFLRIVNTPRREIGSATLQKLGEWAMQRNKSLFSASFDIGLSQTLTGRGLESLQRFTLWLQEIARLAEREPIAAVRDLIRGVDYESWLFETSPSPKAAEMRMKNVNMLFQWMTEMLEGTDIDEPMTLTQVVTRFTLRDMMERGESDEELDQVQLMTLHASKGLEFPYVYLVGMEEGLLPHQSSIDEDNVEEERRLAYVGITRAQKELTFTLCRERRQYGEMMRPEPSRFLLELPQDDLKWESERKVVSAEERMQTGQSRVANLRAMLDKAKGS from the coding sequence ATGCGTCTAAATCCTGGCCAACAACAGGCCGTCGAATTCGTTACCGGGCCTTGTCTGGTACTGGCCGGTGCTGGCTCCGGTAAGACACGCGTGATCACCAATAAGATTGCCCATCTGATCCGTGAATGCGGCTATCAGGCGCGCCATATTGCGGCGGTGACCTTTACCAATAAAGCCTCGCGTGAGATGAAAGAGCGTGTGGCGCAAACCCTTGGGCGCAAAGAGGCGCGCGGGTTAATGATCTCCACTTTCCACACGCTGGGGCTGGAGATTATTAAACGCGAATATGCTGCGCTGGGGATGAAATCGAATTTCTCGCTGTTTGACGATCAGGATCAGCTCGGCCTGTTGAAGGATCTGACCGAAGAGTGGCTGGAGAATGATAAAAATCTGCTGCAGCAGCTGATCTCGACCATCTCCAACTGGAAAAACGATCTGACTGACCCTTCGCGTGCCGCCGCACAGGTCAGCGGTGAGCGCGATAAGATCTTTGCTCACTGTTATGCGCTGTATGATCGGCACCTGAAATCCTGCAACGTGCTCGATTTTGACGATCTGATCCTGTTGCCGACGCTGTTATTACAGCGCAATGAAGAGGTCCGTGAGCGCTGGCAGCAGCGTATCCGCTATCTGCTGGTGGATGAGTATCAGGACACCAACACCAGTCAGTATGAGCTGGTAAAGCTGCTGGTGGGCGCCAGGGCGCGTTTTACGGTGGTTGGCGATGATGATCAGTCGATCTACTCATGGCGTGGTGCCCGTCCGCAAAATCTGGTGCTGCTGAAAGAGGATTTCCCGGCATTGCAGGTGATTAAGCTGGAGCAGAACTATCGCTCCTCGGAGCGCATTCTGAAGGCGGCGAATATACTGATCGCCAATAATCCGCATGTCTTTGAAAAACGTCTGTTTTCCGAGCTGGGTTATGGCGCGGAACTGAAAGTGGTTACCGCCAATCATGAAGAACATGAAGCCGAGCGCGTCACCGGCGAGTTAATCGCCCACCACTTTATTAATAAAACCCACTATAAAGATTACGCCATTCTCTATCGCGGCAACCACCAGTCGCGCGTATTTGAAAAGATGCTAATGCAGAACCGCATCCCGTATCGCATTTCCGGCGGTACCTCGTTTTTCTCGCGGCCAGAAATTAAAGATCTGCTGGCCTATCTGCGCGTGCTGACCAATGCGGATGATGACAGCGCGTTTCTGCGCATTGTGAATACGCCACGGCGTGAGATTGGCTCCGCCACACTGCAAAAGCTGGGTGAATGGGCGATGCAGCGCAACAAGAGTCTGTTTAGCGCCAGTTTTGATATAGGACTCAGCCAGACGTTAACCGGACGGGGTCTGGAGTCGCTGCAGCGTTTTACGCTGTGGCTGCAGGAAATCGCCCGCCTTGCTGAGCGCGAGCCAATTGCCGCCGTGCGCGATCTGATTCGTGGCGTCGATTATGAAAGCTGGCTGTTTGAAACCTCGCCCAGCCCGAAGGCGGCGGAAATGCGCATGAAAAACGTCAATATGTTGTTCCAGTGGATGACGGAAATGCTGGAGGGTACGGATATCGATGAGCCGATGACTTTAACTCAGGTGGTGACGCGCTTTACCCTGCGCGACATGATGGAACGGGGTGAAAGCGATGAAGAGCTGGATCAGGTTCAGCTGATGACGCTGCACGCCTCCAAAGGCCTGGAGTTCCCCTATGTCTATCTGGTCGGTATGGAAGAGGGGCTGTTGCCGCATCAAAGCAGCATTGATGAAGATAATGTCGAGGAGGAGCGGCGTCTGGCCTATGTCGGCATTACGCGTGCGCAGAAAGAACTGACTTTCACCCTGTGCCGCGAACGTCGTCAGTACGGCGAGATGATGCGCCCGGAGCCAAGCCGTTTTCTGCTTGAATTGCCGCAGGATGACCTGAAATGGGAAAGCGAGCGTAAGGTGGTCAGTGCGGAAGAGCGCATGCAAACCGGCCAGAGTCGGGTGGCCAATCTGCGTGCGATGTTAGATAAAGCGAAAGGCAGTTAA
- the gppA gene encoding guanosine-5'-triphosphate,3'-diphosphate diphosphatase, producing MLSASSLYAAIDLGSNSFHMLVVREVAGNIQTVARIKRKVRLAAGLDAQNHLSDEAMTRGWQCLRLFSEQLQDIPADQIRVVATATLRLAQNADVFLHSAGEILGCPINVITGEEEARLIYQGVAHTTGGSDKRLVVDIGGGSTELVTGDGSHATALFSLSMGCVTWLERYFSDRHLGKENFEQAEAAARAMIQPIAAQLRTQGWQVCVGASGTVQALQEIMVAQGMDERITLKKLQQLKQRAIQCGKLEELEIEGLTLERALVFPSGLSILIAIFHELNIESMLLAGGALREGLVYGMLHLPIDRDIRSRTLQNIQRRFTIDAEQATRVRQLAESFARQVSSNWKLDERCRELLDSACLIHEIGLSVDFRQAPQHAAYLVRHLDLPGFTPAQKKLLATLLQNQGNGIDLALLSQQNAVPPRMAERMCRLLRLAIIFASRRRDNTLPAVRLQADDDTLHLTLPAGWLEAHPLRAELLEQESHWQSYVHWPLIIS from the coding sequence ATGCTAAGCGCGTCGTCACTCTATGCTGCGATAGACCTTGGTTCTAACAGTTTTCATATGTTGGTGGTGCGTGAAGTAGCGGGCAATATTCAGACCGTCGCGCGTATTAAACGTAAAGTGCGTCTCGCCGCGGGTCTTGATGCGCAGAATCATCTGTCGGATGAGGCGATGACGCGAGGCTGGCAGTGTCTGCGGCTGTTTTCCGAGCAGTTGCAGGACATCCCCGCGGACCAGATCCGTGTGGTGGCGACAGCCACCCTGCGGCTGGCGCAGAATGCCGATGTTTTTCTGCACAGCGCCGGAGAGATCCTTGGTTGCCCGATTAACGTCATTACTGGCGAAGAGGAAGCACGCCTGATTTATCAGGGCGTGGCCCATACCACTGGCGGCTCAGATAAGCGTTTAGTCGTCGATATCGGGGGCGGAAGTACCGAGCTGGTGACCGGTGATGGTTCCCATGCTACCGCGCTGTTTAGCCTGTCGATGGGGTGTGTCACCTGGCTGGAGCGCTACTTTAGCGATCGTCATCTGGGCAAAGAGAACTTCGAACAAGCCGAAGCTGCGGCGCGCGCCATGATTCAGCCGATTGCCGCCCAGCTGCGCACGCAGGGCTGGCAGGTTTGCGTCGGTGCTTCCGGTACAGTGCAGGCGTTGCAGGAAATTATGGTGGCGCAGGGCATGGATGAGCGCATCACCCTGAAAAAACTTCAGCAGCTTAAGCAGCGCGCCATTCAGTGCGGCAAGCTGGAAGAGCTGGAGATAGAAGGGCTGACGCTGGAACGTGCGCTGGTGTTCCCCAGCGGCTTATCGATTCTGATCGCCATTTTTCATGAGCTGAATATCGAAAGTATGTTGCTGGCTGGCGGCGCGCTGCGCGAAGGTCTGGTGTATGGCATGCTGCATCTGCCGATCGATCGCGATATTCGCAGTCGTACGCTGCAAAATATTCAGCGCCGCTTTACCATTGATGCCGAGCAGGCAACACGCGTACGCCAGCTGGCGGAAAGTTTTGCCCGCCAGGTAAGTTCGAACTGGAAGCTGGATGAACGATGTCGTGAATTGCTGGACAGCGCCTGTCTGATCCACGAAATTGGCCTCAGTGTCGATTTCAGACAGGCTCCGCAGCATGCCGCCTATTTAGTCCGCCATCTCGACCTGCCAGGCTTTACGCCCGCACAGAAAAAACTGCTGGCAACTTTGCTGCAAAATCAGGGTAACGGTATCGATCTGGCGCTATTAAGCCAGCAAAATGCCGTGCCGCCGCGGATGGCAGAACGCATGTGTCGTCTGCTGCGCCTGGCGATTATTTTTGCCAGTCGCCGTCGCGACAATACCTTACCTGCGGTTCGTTTACAGGCTGATGACGATACGCTGCATCTGACCCTGCCGGCTGGCTGGCTGGAAGCGCATCCCTTGCGTGCCGAGCTGCTGGAGCAGGAGAGCCACTGGCAGAGCTATGTGCACTGGCCCCTGATTATCTCGTGA
- the rhlB gene encoding ATP-dependent RNA helicase RhlB encodes MSKTHLTEQKFSDFALHPQVIEALETKGFHNCTPIQALALPFTLAGRDVAGQAQTGTGKTMAFLTSTFHHLLSHPAAEGRQVNQPRALIMAPTRELAVQIHADAEPLTKSTGLKLGLAYGGDGYDKQLKVLESGVDVLIGTTGRLIDYAKQNHINLGAIQVVVLDEADRMFDLGFIKDIRWLFRRMPATSQRLNMLFSATLSYRVRELAFEHMNNAEYVEVEPEQKTGHRIQEELFYPSNEEKMRLLQTLLEEEWPDRAIIFANTKHRCEDIWGHLAADGHRVGLLTGDVAQKKRLRILDDFTKGDVDILVATDVAARGLHIPAVTHVFNYDLPDDREDYVHRIGRTGRAGASGHSISLACEEYALNLTAIEEYIGHSIPVSKYNSEALMTDLPPPKRLTRNRSGNGPRRGGGTNNRRGGAPRNNNRKRTS; translated from the coding sequence AACAGAAGTTTTCCGACTTCGCCCTGCACCCTCAGGTCATTGAAGCCCTTGAAACTAAAGGCTTTCATAATTGCACGCCGATTCAGGCGCTTGCATTACCTTTCACGCTCGCTGGGCGTGATGTAGCAGGTCAGGCGCAAACCGGTACCGGCAAAACGATGGCGTTTCTGACGTCAACGTTCCATCATCTCCTCTCTCACCCGGCTGCGGAAGGTCGCCAGGTGAATCAACCGCGTGCGCTAATTATGGCACCAACGCGCGAATTGGCCGTGCAGATCCACGCCGATGCCGAGCCGTTAACCAAGTCTACCGGACTGAAATTAGGTCTGGCTTACGGTGGTGACGGATATGACAAACAGCTTAAAGTGCTGGAAAGCGGTGTCGACGTATTAATCGGCACTACCGGTCGTTTAATCGACTATGCCAAACAAAACCACATTAACCTTGGTGCAATCCAGGTAGTGGTGCTCGACGAAGCCGACCGTATGTTTGATCTCGGCTTTATTAAAGATATCCGCTGGTTGTTCCGCCGTATGCCGGCCACCAGCCAGCGTCTGAATATGCTGTTCTCCGCTACGCTGTCATACCGCGTACGCGAACTGGCGTTTGAACATATGAACAACGCCGAATACGTGGAAGTAGAGCCAGAACAGAAAACCGGCCATCGCATCCAGGAAGAGCTGTTCTACCCTTCTAACGAAGAGAAAATGCGTTTACTGCAAACGCTGCTGGAAGAAGAGTGGCCGGATCGCGCGATTATCTTCGCTAACACCAAGCATCGTTGTGAAGATATCTGGGGCCATCTGGCTGCCGATGGTCATCGTGTTGGCTTGCTGACCGGCGACGTGGCGCAGAAGAAACGCCTGCGTATCCTCGATGACTTTACCAAAGGTGATGTGGATATTCTGGTCGCTACCGATGTGGCGGCACGTGGCCTGCATATTCCAGCCGTGACCCATGTGTTTAACTACGACCTGCCTGACGATCGTGAAGACTATGTGCATCGTATCGGCCGTACCGGTCGTGCTGGCGCCAGCGGTCACTCCATCAGCCTGGCGTGTGAAGAGTATGCGCTCAACCTGACGGCTATCGAAGAGTATATTGGTCACAGTATTCCGGTGAGCAAATACAACAGCGAAGCATTGATGACCGATCTGCCACCGCCGAAGCGCTTAACGCGTAACCGCTCTGGCAATGGCCCACGTCGTGGTGGCGGCACTAATAACCGCCGTGGCGGTGCGCCGCGTAATAACAACCGTAAACGTACGAGTTAA